One Prinia subflava isolate CZ2003 ecotype Zambia chromosome 9, Cam_Psub_1.2, whole genome shotgun sequence DNA segment encodes these proteins:
- the SUPV3L1 gene encoding ATP-dependent RNA helicase SUPV3L1, mitochondrial isoform X1 produces MSRCAWPLLRRLPARAGLALRHGGGAPRARPAASSASSSSSASSGDGGPSRAPDTSLFVPVPLKPGLGGAAEEDVGAELTRPLDKGEVLKTLNKFYKRKEIQRLGAENGLDARLFHQAFISFRKYIMESSSVSADLHIILNDICCGAGHVDDLFPFFLRHAKQIFPMLDCMDDLRKISDLRLPPNWYPDARAIQRKIIFHAGPTNSGKTYHAIQRFLSAKSGIYCGPLKLLAHEIFQKSNDASVPCDLVTGEERVFANEDARQASHVACTIEMCSTNTPYEVAVIDEIQMIRDPARGWAWTRALLGLCAEEIHVCGEPAAIDLVTELMYTTGEEVEVRNYKRLTPLTVLDYALESLDNLRPGDCIVCFSKNDIYSVSRQIEARGLECAVIYGSLPPGTKLEQAKKFNDPDDPCKILVATDAIGMGLNLCIRRIIFNSIVKPTVNEKGEKEIDSITTSQALQIAGRAGRFGSSFQQGEVTTMHREDLVQLKEILSEAVPPVKAAGLHPTPEQIEMFAYHLPDATLSNLIDIFVSLSQVDGMYFVCNIDDFKFLADMIQHIPLNLRSRYVFCTAPLNRKEPFVCTTLLKFARQFSRNEPLTFDWLCRHTKWPLAAPKNIKELVHLEAVHDVFDLYLWLSYRFMDMFPDADLVRDIQKKLDDIIQIGVCNITKLIRASQSAAAPGTAEAVSEDFPPSGAQKDARVVSDRHGAASTEALSVAGEAAGLRRAKNLRSSRLGGRQEDGKSYGRGSLANRLLREGLLTQEMLRQLESEWQDQHRSDRYSFGSKRDDQHSSKETRKKRK; encoded by the exons ATGAGTCGCTGCGCGTGGCCGCTGCTGCGGCGGCTCCCGGCGCGCGCGGGGCTCGCGCTCCGGCATGGCGGCGGCGCTCCTCGTGCGCGCCCCGCCGCGTCCTCGGCCTCGTCCTCATCATCGGCCTCCTCCGGGGACGGCGGCCCCTCCCGCGCCCCCGACACATCGCTCTTCGTGCCCGTGCCGCTGAAGCCCGGCCTCGGAGGCGCGGCCGAAGAAGACGTGGGCGCCGAGCTCACGCGACCCCTCGACAAGG GTGAAGTTCTAAAAACCTTAAACAAGTtctacaaaagaaaagaaattcaaagacTAGGAGCAGAAAATGGACTAGATG ctcGCCTCTTTCACCAAGCATTTATAAGCTTTAGGAAGTATATCATGGAATCCAGTTCTGTGAGTGCTGATTTGCATATTATTCTCAATGATATATGCTGTGGTGCAG GTCACGTGGATGAtctgtttccatttttcctgAGGCATGCAAAGCAAATCTTTCCAATGCTGGACTGCATGGATGATCTGCGCAAGATCAGCGATCTGAGGCTGCCACCCAACTG GTATCCAGATGCCAGGGCTATTCAGAGAAAGATAATATTCCATGCTGGTCCAACAAACAGTGGAAAAACTTACCATGCTATCCAGAGATTTCTGTCAGCCAAATCTGGAATATACTGCGGCCCACTGAAACTTCTGGCTCATGAGATCTTCCAAAAGAGTAATGATGCT AGTGTGCCGTGTGACCTGGTGACAGGAGAAGAGCGTGTGTTTGCCAATGAAGATGCCAGACAGGCTTCCCATGTTGCTTGTACTATTGAAATGTGCAGCACTAATACACCTT atgAAGTTGCTGTGATAGATGAAATTCAGATGATCAGAGATCCTGCCAGAGGCTGGGCTTGGACAAGAGCCCTTCTAG GCCTCTGTGCAGAAGAAATCCACGTTTGTGGAGAACCTGCTGCTATTGACTTGGTGACAGAGCTCATGTACACTACAGGGGAGGAAGTTGAA GTCCGAAACTACAAGAGGCTGACTCCTCTGACTGTGCTGGATTATGCCTTGGAGTCCTTGGATAACCTCCGTCCTGGGGACTGCATTGTCTGTTTCAGTAAGAACGACATTTATTCTGTCAGCAGGCAGATTGAAGCCAGAGGATTGGAATGTGCTGTCATATACGGCAGTCTGCCACCAG GAACAAAGCTTGAACAGGCAAAGAAATTCAATGATCCTGATGATCCGTGCAAAATTTTAGTTGCTACAGATGCAATTGGAATGGGACTCAATTT GTGTAtaagaagaataatttttaactcCATAGTAAAGCCAACTGTCAATGAGAAGGGCGAGAAGGAAATCGACTCCATCACCACCTCGCAGGCTCTGCAGATTGCAGGCAGGGCGGGGCGCTTCGGCTCCTCCTTCCAGCAGGGAGAAGTCACCACAATGCATCGCGAGGACCTCGTGCAGCTGAAGGAAATTCTGAGTGAGGCTGTGCCCCCTGTCAAG GCAGCTGGCCTACATCCTACTCCTGAGCAGATAGAAATGTTCGCTTATCATCTCCCTGATGCCACTCTATCCAACTTAATT gaTATTTTTGTGAGCCTCTCACAGGTCGATGGGATGTACTTTGTCTGCAATATTGATGACTTTAAATTTCTAGCAGATATGATTCAGCACATTCCACTAAATCTGCGATCACGATACGTCTTCTGCACTGCACCCTTGAACAGAAAAGAGCCTTTTGTGTGTACCACTTTGCTGAAG TTTGCACGACAGTTCAGTAGAAATGAGCCTCTGACGTTCGACTGGCTCTGCCGGCACACCAAGTGGCCCTTAGCTGCTCCAAAAAACATCAAGGAACTTGTACACCTTGAAGCTGTGCATGATGTTTTTGACCTCTATCTGTGGTTAAG TTACCGCTTCATGGATATGTTCCCTGACGCTGATCTCGTAAGGGATATTCAGAAAAAACTGGACGACATTATTCAAATTGGTGTCTGCAACATCACAAAGCTGATCCGAGCGTCCCagtctgcagctgctcctggcacagctgaagcTGTGTCCGAAGACTTTCCTCCCTCAGGGGCTCAGAAGGATGCCAGGGTGGTTTCAGACCGTCACGGTGCAGCCTCCACAGAGGCACTGTCCGTtgcaggggaggctgcaggactGAGAAGAGCCAAGAACTTGAGATCCTCTCGGCTTGGCGGCAGGCAGGAGGATGGGAAAAGCTATGGACGTGGATCTCTTGCCAACAGATTGCTGCGGGAGGGGCTCCTCACACAGGAGATGCTGAGACAGCTGGAGAGTGAGTGGCAGGATCAGCACAGGAGTGATAGATACAGCTTTGGTTCAAAAAGAGATGATCAGCATAGTTCAAAGGAAAcgaggaaaaagagaaaatag
- the SUPV3L1 gene encoding ATP-dependent RNA helicase SUPV3L1, mitochondrial isoform X2, whose protein sequence is MLDCMDDLRKISDLRLPPNWYPDARAIQRKIIFHAGPTNSGKTYHAIQRFLSAKSGIYCGPLKLLAHEIFQKSNDASVPCDLVTGEERVFANEDARQASHVACTIEMCSTNTPYEVAVIDEIQMIRDPARGWAWTRALLGLCAEEIHVCGEPAAIDLVTELMYTTGEEVEVRNYKRLTPLTVLDYALESLDNLRPGDCIVCFSKNDIYSVSRQIEARGLECAVIYGSLPPGTKLEQAKKFNDPDDPCKILVATDAIGMGLNLCIRRIIFNSIVKPTVNEKGEKEIDSITTSQALQIAGRAGRFGSSFQQGEVTTMHREDLVQLKEILSEAVPPVKAAGLHPTPEQIEMFAYHLPDATLSNLIDIFVSLSQVDGMYFVCNIDDFKFLADMIQHIPLNLRSRYVFCTAPLNRKEPFVCTTLLKFARQFSRNEPLTFDWLCRHTKWPLAAPKNIKELVHLEAVHDVFDLYLWLSYRFMDMFPDADLVRDIQKKLDDIIQIGVCNITKLIRASQSAAAPGTAEAVSEDFPPSGAQKDARVVSDRHGAASTEALSVAGEAAGLRRAKNLRSSRLGGRQEDGKSYGRGSLANRLLREGLLTQEMLRQLESEWQDQHRSDRYSFGSKRDDQHSSKETRKKRK, encoded by the exons ATGCTGGACTGCATGGATGATCTGCGCAAGATCAGCGATCTGAGGCTGCCACCCAACTG GTATCCAGATGCCAGGGCTATTCAGAGAAAGATAATATTCCATGCTGGTCCAACAAACAGTGGAAAAACTTACCATGCTATCCAGAGATTTCTGTCAGCCAAATCTGGAATATACTGCGGCCCACTGAAACTTCTGGCTCATGAGATCTTCCAAAAGAGTAATGATGCT AGTGTGCCGTGTGACCTGGTGACAGGAGAAGAGCGTGTGTTTGCCAATGAAGATGCCAGACAGGCTTCCCATGTTGCTTGTACTATTGAAATGTGCAGCACTAATACACCTT atgAAGTTGCTGTGATAGATGAAATTCAGATGATCAGAGATCCTGCCAGAGGCTGGGCTTGGACAAGAGCCCTTCTAG GCCTCTGTGCAGAAGAAATCCACGTTTGTGGAGAACCTGCTGCTATTGACTTGGTGACAGAGCTCATGTACACTACAGGGGAGGAAGTTGAA GTCCGAAACTACAAGAGGCTGACTCCTCTGACTGTGCTGGATTATGCCTTGGAGTCCTTGGATAACCTCCGTCCTGGGGACTGCATTGTCTGTTTCAGTAAGAACGACATTTATTCTGTCAGCAGGCAGATTGAAGCCAGAGGATTGGAATGTGCTGTCATATACGGCAGTCTGCCACCAG GAACAAAGCTTGAACAGGCAAAGAAATTCAATGATCCTGATGATCCGTGCAAAATTTTAGTTGCTACAGATGCAATTGGAATGGGACTCAATTT GTGTAtaagaagaataatttttaactcCATAGTAAAGCCAACTGTCAATGAGAAGGGCGAGAAGGAAATCGACTCCATCACCACCTCGCAGGCTCTGCAGATTGCAGGCAGGGCGGGGCGCTTCGGCTCCTCCTTCCAGCAGGGAGAAGTCACCACAATGCATCGCGAGGACCTCGTGCAGCTGAAGGAAATTCTGAGTGAGGCTGTGCCCCCTGTCAAG GCAGCTGGCCTACATCCTACTCCTGAGCAGATAGAAATGTTCGCTTATCATCTCCCTGATGCCACTCTATCCAACTTAATT gaTATTTTTGTGAGCCTCTCACAGGTCGATGGGATGTACTTTGTCTGCAATATTGATGACTTTAAATTTCTAGCAGATATGATTCAGCACATTCCACTAAATCTGCGATCACGATACGTCTTCTGCACTGCACCCTTGAACAGAAAAGAGCCTTTTGTGTGTACCACTTTGCTGAAG TTTGCACGACAGTTCAGTAGAAATGAGCCTCTGACGTTCGACTGGCTCTGCCGGCACACCAAGTGGCCCTTAGCTGCTCCAAAAAACATCAAGGAACTTGTACACCTTGAAGCTGTGCATGATGTTTTTGACCTCTATCTGTGGTTAAG TTACCGCTTCATGGATATGTTCCCTGACGCTGATCTCGTAAGGGATATTCAGAAAAAACTGGACGACATTATTCAAATTGGTGTCTGCAACATCACAAAGCTGATCCGAGCGTCCCagtctgcagctgctcctggcacagctgaagcTGTGTCCGAAGACTTTCCTCCCTCAGGGGCTCAGAAGGATGCCAGGGTGGTTTCAGACCGTCACGGTGCAGCCTCCACAGAGGCACTGTCCGTtgcaggggaggctgcaggactGAGAAGAGCCAAGAACTTGAGATCCTCTCGGCTTGGCGGCAGGCAGGAGGATGGGAAAAGCTATGGACGTGGATCTCTTGCCAACAGATTGCTGCGGGAGGGGCTCCTCACACAGGAGATGCTGAGACAGCTGGAGAGTGAGTGGCAGGATCAGCACAGGAGTGATAGATACAGCTTTGGTTCAAAAAGAGATGATCAGCATAGTTCAAAGGAAAcgaggaaaaagagaaaatag
- the SUPV3L1 gene encoding ATP-dependent RNA helicase SUPV3L1, mitochondrial isoform X3: MRSSKRSVPCDLVTGEERVFANEDARQASHVACTIEMCSTNTPYEVAVIDEIQMIRDPARGWAWTRALLGLCAEEIHVCGEPAAIDLVTELMYTTGEEVEVRNYKRLTPLTVLDYALESLDNLRPGDCIVCFSKNDIYSVSRQIEARGLECAVIYGSLPPGTKLEQAKKFNDPDDPCKILVATDAIGMGLNLCIRRIIFNSIVKPTVNEKGEKEIDSITTSQALQIAGRAGRFGSSFQQGEVTTMHREDLVQLKEILSEAVPPVKAAGLHPTPEQIEMFAYHLPDATLSNLIDIFVSLSQVDGMYFVCNIDDFKFLADMIQHIPLNLRSRYVFCTAPLNRKEPFVCTTLLKFARQFSRNEPLTFDWLCRHTKWPLAAPKNIKELVHLEAVHDVFDLYLWLSYRFMDMFPDADLVRDIQKKLDDIIQIGVCNITKLIRASQSAAAPGTAEAVSEDFPPSGAQKDARVVSDRHGAASTEALSVAGEAAGLRRAKNLRSSRLGGRQEDGKSYGRGSLANRLLREGLLTQEMLRQLESEWQDQHRSDRYSFGSKRDDQHSSKETRKKRK; encoded by the exons ATGAGATCTTCCAAAAGA AGTGTGCCGTGTGACCTGGTGACAGGAGAAGAGCGTGTGTTTGCCAATGAAGATGCCAGACAGGCTTCCCATGTTGCTTGTACTATTGAAATGTGCAGCACTAATACACCTT atgAAGTTGCTGTGATAGATGAAATTCAGATGATCAGAGATCCTGCCAGAGGCTGGGCTTGGACAAGAGCCCTTCTAG GCCTCTGTGCAGAAGAAATCCACGTTTGTGGAGAACCTGCTGCTATTGACTTGGTGACAGAGCTCATGTACACTACAGGGGAGGAAGTTGAA GTCCGAAACTACAAGAGGCTGACTCCTCTGACTGTGCTGGATTATGCCTTGGAGTCCTTGGATAACCTCCGTCCTGGGGACTGCATTGTCTGTTTCAGTAAGAACGACATTTATTCTGTCAGCAGGCAGATTGAAGCCAGAGGATTGGAATGTGCTGTCATATACGGCAGTCTGCCACCAG GAACAAAGCTTGAACAGGCAAAGAAATTCAATGATCCTGATGATCCGTGCAAAATTTTAGTTGCTACAGATGCAATTGGAATGGGACTCAATTT GTGTAtaagaagaataatttttaactcCATAGTAAAGCCAACTGTCAATGAGAAGGGCGAGAAGGAAATCGACTCCATCACCACCTCGCAGGCTCTGCAGATTGCAGGCAGGGCGGGGCGCTTCGGCTCCTCCTTCCAGCAGGGAGAAGTCACCACAATGCATCGCGAGGACCTCGTGCAGCTGAAGGAAATTCTGAGTGAGGCTGTGCCCCCTGTCAAG GCAGCTGGCCTACATCCTACTCCTGAGCAGATAGAAATGTTCGCTTATCATCTCCCTGATGCCACTCTATCCAACTTAATT gaTATTTTTGTGAGCCTCTCACAGGTCGATGGGATGTACTTTGTCTGCAATATTGATGACTTTAAATTTCTAGCAGATATGATTCAGCACATTCCACTAAATCTGCGATCACGATACGTCTTCTGCACTGCACCCTTGAACAGAAAAGAGCCTTTTGTGTGTACCACTTTGCTGAAG TTTGCACGACAGTTCAGTAGAAATGAGCCTCTGACGTTCGACTGGCTCTGCCGGCACACCAAGTGGCCCTTAGCTGCTCCAAAAAACATCAAGGAACTTGTACACCTTGAAGCTGTGCATGATGTTTTTGACCTCTATCTGTGGTTAAG TTACCGCTTCATGGATATGTTCCCTGACGCTGATCTCGTAAGGGATATTCAGAAAAAACTGGACGACATTATTCAAATTGGTGTCTGCAACATCACAAAGCTGATCCGAGCGTCCCagtctgcagctgctcctggcacagctgaagcTGTGTCCGAAGACTTTCCTCCCTCAGGGGCTCAGAAGGATGCCAGGGTGGTTTCAGACCGTCACGGTGCAGCCTCCACAGAGGCACTGTCCGTtgcaggggaggctgcaggactGAGAAGAGCCAAGAACTTGAGATCCTCTCGGCTTGGCGGCAGGCAGGAGGATGGGAAAAGCTATGGACGTGGATCTCTTGCCAACAGATTGCTGCGGGAGGGGCTCCTCACACAGGAGATGCTGAGACAGCTGGAGAGTGAGTGGCAGGATCAGCACAGGAGTGATAGATACAGCTTTGGTTCAAAAAGAGATGATCAGCATAGTTCAAAGGAAAcgaggaaaaagagaaaatag
- the VPS26A gene encoding LOW QUALITY PROTEIN: vacuolar protein sorting-associated protein 26A (The sequence of the model RefSeq protein was modified relative to this genomic sequence to represent the inferred CDS: deleted 1 base in 1 codon) encodes MTRGARGCLVLVRAGPVSAAEGARTMSFLGNLFVPVCEIDVVLNDAETRKPAEIKTEDGKVEKHFLFYDGESVSGKVNVSLKHGKRLEHQGIRIEFVGQIELFNDKSNTHEFVNLVKELALPGELTQSRNYDFEFMQVEKPYESYIGANVRLRYFLKVTIVRRLSDLVKEYDLIVHQLATYPDVNNSIKMEVGIEDCLHIEFEYNKSKYHLKDVIVGKIYFLLVRIKIQHMELQLIKKEITGIGPSTTTETETIAKYEIMDGAPVKGESIPIRLFLAGYDPTPTMRDVNKKFSVRYFLNLVLVDEEDRRYFKQQEIILWRKAPEKLRKQRTNFHQRFESPESQASAEQPEM; translated from the exons AGTTTTCTTGGAAACCTTTTCGTTCCTGTTTGTGAGATTGATGTTGTACTTAATGATGCTGAAACACGAAaacctgcagaaatcaaaacagaagaTGGTAAAGtagaaaagcattttctcttcTACGATGGAGAATCTGTTTCAGGAAAG GTGAACGTCTCCCTTAAACATGGGAAGAGACTAGAGCACCAAGGAATTAGAATTGAATTTGTAGGACAAATTG AACTCTTCAATGACAAAAGCAATACCCATGAATTTGTAAACTTAGTGAAAGAGCTGGCCTTACCTGGAGAACTGACCCAAAGCAGAAACTATGACTTCGAATTCATGCAGGTTGAAAAGCCATATGAATCCTACATTGGTGCCAACGTCAGACTGAG GTATTTTCTAAAAGTCACAATCGTAAGACGGCTGTCAGACTTGGTGAAAGAATATGATCTGATTGTTCACCAGCTTGCTACATATCCAGATGTAAACAACTCCATCAAAATGGAAGTAGGCATTGAAGACTGTCTCCATATAGAGTTTGAATACAATAAGTCAAA gTATCACTTAAAGGATGTGATTGTTggaaaaatttatttcctcctAGTGAGGATAAAAATTCAGCACATGGAGTTGCAGCTGATCAAAAAGGAGATTACTGGAATTG GACCCAGTACCACAACAGAGACCGAAACCATTGCAAAGTATGAAATAATGGATGGTGCACCAGTTAAAG GTGAATCGATTCCTATAAGACTGTTCTTAGCAGGCTACGACCCAACTCCAACAATGAGGGATGTGAACAAAAAATTTTCAGTGAGGTACTTCTTAAACCTGGTGCTTGTGGATGAAGAAGACAGACGATACTTCAAACAGCAG gaaataattttatggAGGAAAGCTCCTGAGAAGCTGAGGAAACAACGGACAAACTTCCACCAGCGATTTGAATCTCCAGAGTCACAAGCATCTGCTGAGCAACCCGAAATGTGA